A genome region from Clostridium sp. JN-9 includes the following:
- a CDS encoding PTS glucitol/sorbitol transporter subunit IIB codes for MAKYNSVKVSAGTGGFGGPLVITPTEKRNKVVCITGGIVSPVAIRIGELTGCEVIDGFKTRIPDDETLCAIIDCGGTLRCGIYPQKRIPTINLMPSGPSGPLAKHITADIYVSDVKPKNVESVDGAVKVVEKVSQGEKVMDNKPKYDTSKTISKQSSGLMGKIGKALGSFVGVLYQSGRDAIDTVIKTVLPFMAFVSLLIGIVLKSGMGNAIAHVLTPLAGTLPGLVLLSAICSFPFLSPFLGPGAVIAQVIGVLVGVEIGKGTIPAQLSLPALFAINSQAACDFIPVGLGLAEAEAETVEVGVPAVLYGRFLTGPTTVVIAWLASFGMYAK; via the coding sequence ATGGCTAAATATAATTCAGTAAAAGTTTCTGCAGGTACAGGCGGATTTGGAGGACCATTAGTTATTACTCCAACAGAAAAAAGAAATAAAGTTGTATGCATAACAGGAGGAATAGTGTCTCCAGTTGCTATAAGAATTGGTGAATTAACAGGATGCGAAGTTATTGATGGATTTAAAACAAGAATTCCAGATGACGAAACACTATGCGCTATTATAGACTGCGGAGGTACTTTAAGATGTGGAATATACCCTCAGAAAAGAATTCCTACCATTAATCTTATGCCATCAGGTCCAAGCGGTCCATTAGCAAAACATATTACAGCAGATATATATGTATCAGATGTTAAGCCAAAAAATGTTGAATCTGTTGACGGTGCTGTAAAAGTTGTAGAGAAAGTCAGCCAAGGAGAGAAAGTCATGGATAATAAGCCAAAATATGATACCAGCAAAACAATAAGTAAGCAGTCATCCGGTCTCATGGGTAAAATCGGAAAAGCCTTAGGATCTTTTGTAGGAGTACTTTACCAGTCGGGCCGTGACGCAATTGATACAGTTATCAAAACAGTACTTCCATTTATGGCATTCGTCAGCCTGCTAATAGGTATAGTATTAAAATCAGGTATGGGTAATGCAATTGCTCATGTACTTACACCACTTGCTGGTACTTTACCAGGATTGGTTCTGCTATCAGCTATATGTTCTTTCCCATTCTTAAGCCCATTCCTGGGACCTGGCGCTGTTATTGCACAGGTTATAGGAGTTCTGGTAGGCGTTGAAATTGGAAAGGGAACTATCCCAGCACAGCTTTCTTTACCAGCATTATTTGCAATAAACTCACAAGCAGCCTGCGATTTCATACCAGTAGGACTTGGACTAGCAGAAGCAGAAGCAGAAACAGTTGAAGTTGGTGTTCCAGCAGTTCTTTATGGAAGATTCTTAACTGGGCCTACAACAGTTGTTATTGCTTGGTTAGCAAGCTTTGGAATGTACGCAAAATAG
- a CDS encoding PTS glucitol/sorbitol transporter subunit IIA yields MKLIYETEVTKLGPLVEAFYDEKMVILFKDNAPEELAEYCALHNLNSIAGDLQPGDIFKIDGTEYKITSVGSEVYKNLKDLGHICVRFDGSNEALLPGSLYVEDKKIKEFKIGTKIEIVR; encoded by the coding sequence ATGAAGCTTATTTATGAAACAGAAGTAACAAAATTAGGGCCACTAGTAGAAGCATTTTATGATGAAAAAATGGTAATTCTTTTTAAGGATAATGCACCTGAAGAACTTGCTGAATATTGCGCACTACACAATTTAAACAGTATTGCAGGTGATTTACAGCCTGGAGATATTTTTAAAATTGATGGAACTGAATATAAGATAACATCAGTTGGTAGTGAGGTTTACAAAAACTTAAAGGATCTTGGTCATATCTGTGTTAGGTTTGATGGAAGCAATGAAGCCTTACTGCCAGGAAGTTTATATGTTGAAGATAAAAAGATAAAGGAATTTAAAATAGGAACAAAGATTGAAATAGTTAGGTAA
- a CDS encoding transcriptional regulator GutM, with translation MVWQIVVILCLAWALQAAFGYIQLRNFNSHYGSMRRRGRVVIGRCKGKISQGAVLLILIDNDCNILEAQRMKGITVLAKMKPLEILKNQNLLTINQDILSKVDKITAKAIKDAVRNYNQFQNSKKEEKEE, from the coding sequence ATGGTTTGGCAGATAGTAGTTATTCTATGTTTAGCATGGGCTCTACAGGCAGCTTTTGGATATATTCAGCTTAGAAACTTTAATTCGCATTATGGATCTATGAGGAGAAGAGGGAGAGTTGTAATTGGAAGATGCAAAGGTAAGATTTCACAGGGTGCAGTTCTGCTTATTCTCATAGATAACGATTGCAATATCTTAGAGGCACAAAGAATGAAGGGCATTACCGTACTTGCCAAAATGAAACCCTTGGAGATTCTCAAAAATCAGAATCTTCTAACTATAAATCAAGACATACTTTCCAAAGTTGACAAAATTACAGCAAAGGCAATAAAGGATGCTGTAAGAAATTACAATCAGTTTCAAAATTCTAAAAAGGAGGAAAAAGAAGAATAA
- a CDS encoding HAD family phosphatase, which translates to MLKAVIFDMDGVMIDSEPVAFRSFDILLKDRGLKYTMDFHKSIQGCVEIEVAKRLKEFYKLSESAEEILKLKNQIYFTLMEDELEPIEGLFPLLDYVKSKNLKCALVTGTLRNTTEKILSRLNIKDYFHLIVCGDEVEKGKPDPWVYKYAVEKLKADSSECVILEDSDNGITAAINAHCNVIAVNSNWKDKSQKNIIAYKDNLNGVDKILDELL; encoded by the coding sequence ATGTTGAAAGCTGTAATATTTGATATGGATGGTGTAATGATAGATTCAGAGCCTGTTGCATTTAGGTCTTTTGATATTCTGCTTAAAGACAGGGGCTTAAAATATACAATGGACTTCCATAAATCAATACAAGGGTGTGTGGAAATTGAAGTTGCTAAAAGACTGAAGGAATTTTATAAATTATCTGAAAGTGCGGAAGAGATCTTAAAGCTAAAGAACCAAATTTACTTTACTCTTATGGAAGATGAGCTGGAACCCATTGAAGGATTATTTCCATTACTTGATTATGTGAAAAGTAAAAATCTAAAATGTGCATTAGTTACAGGTACATTAAGAAATACTACTGAAAAAATACTTAGCAGGTTAAACATAAAGGATTATTTTCATCTTATAGTATGTGGAGATGAGGTAGAAAAAGGAAAACCTGATCCATGGGTATACAAGTATGCAGTAGAAAAATTAAAAGCTGACAGCAGTGAGTGCGTTATTCTGGAGGATTCTGATAATGGAATAACAGCCGCAATAAACGCACATTGCAATGTCATTGCCGTGAACAGCAATTGGAAAGATAAAAGCCAAAAAAATATTATAGCATATAAGGATAATTTAAATGGAGTAGATAAAATATTAGATGAGTTATTATAA
- a CDS encoding PTS glucitol/sorbitol transporter subunit IIC, translated as MQTLANLAAGFIALFNEGGKTFAGWVTGIVPTLIMLLVAMNAIIRLMGAEKIEKLARASASNVFTRYLVLPLVGTFFFCNPMTLSLGKFLPEKYKPSYYASSSFYCHTLNGLFPHVNPGELFVFLGIAKGITQLGLPTADLAVRYFLVGVVTNFFRGWVTDFTVAYVEKQQNVKLKTEISM; from the coding sequence ATGCAAACTTTAGCAAATCTTGCAGCTGGTTTTATTGCACTGTTTAACGAAGGTGGAAAAACATTTGCTGGCTGGGTAACAGGTATAGTACCAACGCTAATAATGCTTTTAGTAGCAATGAATGCAATTATCAGATTAATGGGAGCTGAAAAAATTGAAAAATTAGCCAGGGCTTCAGCATCCAATGTATTTACAAGATATCTTGTATTACCTTTAGTAGGAACATTTTTCTTCTGTAACCCAATGACATTGTCACTTGGAAAGTTCCTCCCAGAGAAATATAAACCAAGTTATTATGCATCATCATCATTTTATTGTCATACTTTAAATGGATTATTTCCACATGTTAATCCAGGTGAATTGTTTGTATTTCTTGGTATAGCTAAAGGAATAACCCAGCTTGGACTTCCAACTGCTGATCTTGCCGTAAGATACTTCTTAGTGGGTGTAGTTACTAACTTCTTCAGAGGATGGGTAACTGATTTTACAGTTGCTTATGTAGAAAAACAACAAAATGTTAAATTAAAAACAGAAATATCAATGTAA
- a CDS encoding lysoplasmalogenase, translating into MNMKIFLFILFLVLSILNITSIRNHNKAMRTITKPLLMPVLLSAYLCSSSHPSCMIVLALIFGFLGDTFLLGSGVFFTLGLFSFLLGHIFYISAFLSPVLLSKIPIYIYIFLLPYLIYGFIIYNKISPFIKSIKFQGLLYFIVLILMSFSSFLRIYTVHGYQFWLPFIGSILFVISDTVLAFNAFKSKNTCREMIVMLTYTMAQLLIIAGFID; encoded by the coding sequence ATGAATATGAAAATTTTTCTTTTTATTTTATTTTTAGTTTTATCTATTTTAAATATTACTTCCATAAGAAATCATAATAAAGCTATGAGAACCATAACAAAGCCATTGTTAATGCCAGTACTTTTGTCTGCTTACCTGTGCAGCTCATCACATCCCAGCTGCATGATTGTTTTGGCATTAATTTTTGGCTTTCTTGGTGATACCTTTCTTCTAGGCAGCGGTGTCTTTTTTACTTTAGGTTTATTTTCTTTCTTATTAGGTCATATATTCTATATTTCAGCTTTTTTATCTCCAGTATTATTGAGCAAGATACCTATTTACATTTACATCTTTTTATTACCTTACTTAATTTATGGATTTATTATATACAATAAGATTTCTCCATTTATAAAATCAATAAAGTTCCAGGGTCTCTTATATTTTATTGTATTAATTTTAATGAGTTTTTCAAGTTTCCTCCGTATATATACTGTTCATGGATATCAGTTTTGGCTTCCATTTATAGGTTCAATACTGTTTGTTATATCAGATACAGTGCTTGCATTTAATGCATTTAAATCAAAAAACACCTGCAGAGAAATGATTGTTATGCTCACCTATACTATGGCTCAGCTTCTAATCATTGCAGGATTTATTGATTAA
- a CDS encoding GntR family transcriptional regulator, which translates to MDNKFNENMPIYLQIINKIKYDIISGNLKGGEKLPSVREMAQMLKVNPNTLQRAYQELERQGITYTQRGMGTFVSEDEDTIMGIKRETSKEMVINFINGMKNLGFSEEDIISIIKENLGGYDI; encoded by the coding sequence ATGGATAATAAATTTAATGAAAATATGCCAATATATTTACAGATTATCAATAAAATAAAATATGACATTATAAGCGGAAATTTAAAGGGGGGAGAAAAATTGCCATCAGTAAGAGAAATGGCTCAAATGCTCAAAGTAAATCCTAATACACTTCAAAGGGCTTATCAGGAACTTGAACGGCAGGGAATTACCTATACTCAGAGAGGTATGGGTACCTTTGTAAGCGAAGATGAAGACACTATTATGGGTATAAAAAGGGAAACATCAAAGGAAATGGTGATAAATTTTATTAATGGAATGAAAAACCTGGGATTTTCTGAAGAAGACATAATATCAATTATAAAAGAAAATTTAGGGGGGTATGATATTTAA
- a CDS encoding methyl-accepting chemotaxis protein, which translates to MKNKSFLKRQITIMLLLVSILPLAFISFFNYFYSQDAVQKQFIMTAKQSMNRAIDAIDNSYKSKSDIVNLLSQDPNANGIITGVDCEKWLKQTLKSYTDNYKDLSSVYMGVKDKRMILMPEQKVPDGFDPTSRDWYKQAADKDGVILTNIYEDAAEKGKYVVSYAKAVKDKKDNSVTGVVAVDVNLTTLSDTVESLKIGQNGYVVLLDSQGKIIANKDKSTLGKDSKDEKWIQDAFSSKGGNNTVVTIGNEKFIALTTKDKSTSWSVIGLIPQSEINASIKPIKDMGLLMFFIVIIFALVVAIVFSGRLINPIRKFVEILDKVKTGDFSNDVPKAYLNQKGEIGDMAKGIVAMESDLRRLLSNVSSESGNIENVVDGVKENVSQLNTNIEEISATTEELSASMEETAASAEEMSATANEIGKAVESIAQKSQDGAASAEEINNRAVSVKKDVSESQQKSSKIFMDTKKQLEKALEDSKVVEQINILSESILNITSQTNLLALNAAIEAARAGESGKGFSVVADEIRKLAEQSQEAIVKIQNTTGKVVESVNNLSSSSSRLLKFMSTDVDSDYKKMIAVAEKYSDDAQFVDNLVTEFSSTSEELSSSIQDIMKTIDGVAQAASQGASGTTDIANKISVIGIKSNDVLEKSLKSKESSEKLRTEISKFKI; encoded by the coding sequence TTGAAAAATAAAAGCTTTCTAAAAAGACAAATCACAATTATGTTGTTACTTGTTTCAATTTTACCTTTGGCATTTATATCTTTTTTTAATTATTTTTACTCTCAGGATGCTGTTCAAAAACAATTTATTATGACAGCTAAGCAAAGTATGAACAGAGCCATAGATGCAATTGATAATTCCTATAAAAGCAAATCCGACATTGTAAATCTTCTTTCTCAGGATCCAAATGCCAATGGAATTATCACAGGTGTAGATTGTGAAAAGTGGCTTAAGCAGACTTTGAAATCTTATACTGATAATTATAAAGATTTAAGTTCTGTATATATGGGTGTTAAGGATAAAAGGATGATATTAATGCCTGAACAAAAGGTGCCTGATGGATTTGATCCAACAAGCAGGGACTGGTATAAACAGGCAGCTGATAAAGATGGTGTAATATTAACAAATATCTATGAGGATGCTGCAGAAAAGGGAAAGTATGTTGTTTCATATGCTAAAGCTGTAAAAGATAAAAAGGATAATAGTGTTACAGGAGTAGTGGCAGTTGATGTGAATCTTACCACGTTATCTGATACTGTTGAATCTTTAAAAATCGGCCAGAATGGATATGTGGTGCTTTTAGACTCACAGGGTAAAATAATAGCTAATAAGGATAAAAGTACCCTGGGTAAGGATTCAAAAGATGAAAAGTGGATACAGGATGCATTTAGTTCAAAAGGTGGTAATAATACTGTAGTAACAATTGGAAATGAAAAATTTATTGCACTGACAACAAAAGACAAAAGCACTAGTTGGAGTGTAATAGGACTTATCCCCCAAAGTGAAATTAATGCTAGTATCAAGCCAATAAAAGACATGGGCTTATTAATGTTTTTTATTGTAATAATTTTTGCATTGGTGGTTGCAATAGTATTTTCAGGAAGACTTATAAATCCAATCAGAAAATTTGTTGAAATATTAGATAAAGTTAAAACAGGTGATTTTTCAAATGACGTACCAAAGGCATACTTAAATCAAAAAGGTGAAATAGGGGATATGGCTAAAGGAATTGTAGCCATGGAAAGTGATTTAAGACGTCTTTTGAGCAATGTTAGCAGTGAATCTGGAAACATTGAAAATGTGGTAGATGGCGTAAAAGAAAATGTTTCACAGTTAAACACAAATATTGAAGAGATATCTGCAACTACTGAGGAATTATCTGCAAGTATGGAAGAAACCGCTGCCTCAGCTGAAGAAATGTCAGCAACTGCAAATGAGATTGGAAAGGCTGTGGAATCCATTGCACAAAAATCACAGGATGGAGCAGCTTCAGCGGAAGAAATCAATAATAGAGCTGTTTCAGTAAAAAAAGATGTTTCAGAGTCACAGCAGAAGTCTTCCAAGATATTTATGGATACTAAAAAACAATTAGAAAAAGCTCTAGAAGATTCCAAAGTGGTGGAACAGATAAATATATTGTCTGAATCAATTCTGAATATAACGTCACAGACTAATCTTTTAGCACTGAATGCAGCAATTGAAGCAGCAAGAGCAGGTGAATCAGGGAAAGGATTTTCTGTTGTTGCAGATGAAATAAGAAAATTAGCCGAACAGTCACAGGAAGCAATTGTAAAAATACAAAATACTACTGGAAAAGTTGTAGAGTCGGTAAATAATCTCTCGTCAAGTTCCAGCAGGCTTCTTAAGTTTATGTCTACAGATGTGGATTCAGATTATAAAAAGATGATTGCCGTGGCAGAAAAGTATAGTGATGATGCACAATTTGTAGACAACCTGGTTACGGAATTCAGCTCCACATCAGAAGAGTTATCAAGCTCAATCCAGGATATAATGAAAACCATTGATGGAGTGGCACAGGCTGCTTCACAGGGAGCCTCGGGTACAACGGATATAGCTAATAAAATATCAGTAATTGGCATTAAATCCAACGATGTTTTGGAGAAATCATTAAAATCAAAAGAAAGCTCAGAAAAATTAAGAACTGAGATTTCAAAGTTTAAAATTTAA
- a CDS encoding ABC transporter ATP-binding protein, translating to MDTILKAENVTKKYLNKTALDSMNLSVEKGKVMGLLGPNGSGKTTFLKIAAGLLTKNSGTVEINGVPVGRETKAFVSYLPDKQFLYKWMKIKDAFDYYQDFFNDFNRDKAVKLLKFMNLDESMKVSALSKGMTEKLLLSLCLSRNSKLYLLDEPLGGVDPVTREKILDAILDNYSENSSIIITTHLVSDIERLFDSVSFIQEGKIVLEGNAEELRNERSMSIDEIYREVFKDA from the coding sequence TTGGATACAATTTTAAAAGCTGAAAATGTTACAAAGAAATACTTAAACAAGACAGCACTGGATTCCATGAATCTGTCAGTAGAAAAGGGAAAGGTAATGGGACTTTTAGGGCCAAATGGAAGCGGTAAAACTACTTTTTTAAAGATCGCAGCAGGGCTTCTTACAAAAAATTCAGGTACTGTTGAAATTAATGGAGTACCTGTAGGCAGAGAAACCAAGGCTTTTGTTTCATATCTGCCGGATAAACAATTCTTATATAAGTGGATGAAAATTAAAGATGCATTTGATTATTATCAGGATTTTTTTAATGACTTTAATAGAGATAAGGCTGTGAAATTACTTAAATTTATGAATTTAGATGAAAGCATGAAAGTTTCAGCATTATCAAAGGGAATGACAGAAAAGCTGCTATTAAGTTTATGTCTGTCAAGAAATTCAAAGTTATATTTGCTGGATGAACCTTTAGGGGGAGTTGATCCTGTTACAAGAGAAAAGATACTGGATGCCATATTGGATAACTACAGTGAGAATAGTTCAATTATAATAACTACACATCTGGTGTCAGATATAGAAAGACTTTTTGACAGTGTATCATTCATACAGGAGGGTAAAATAGTTTTAGAGGGAAATGCTGAAGAATTAAGAAATGAAAGAAGCATGTCTATTGATGAAATTTACAGGGAGGTATTTAAAGATGCATAA
- a CDS encoding LiaF domain-containing protein has translation MNKRLIFLAGMLTCSLALSACSININDNNDNAEITDTIHESKNIDLSGENALTSDITMGVGRLNISSDTNKLFEGNFDYNVKKLKPEISYSSNVLKLSHNKMNQNISGNNYKCDWNLKFNPKVLMSMDINMGNGSGNLDFSKINLKSLSAKFGVGDYLVDLRGSYNQDVNVSIQGGVGKVKIILPKSTGVSVNCEKGVGSVRAANFTKENSSYKNDAYGKTKNSINVDVKAGVGDIELELK, from the coding sequence ATGAATAAAAGGTTAATTTTTTTAGCTGGGATGTTAACTTGCTCTTTAGCTCTGTCAGCCTGCAGCATTAATATAAATGATAATAATGATAATGCAGAAATAACAGATACTATACATGAATCTAAAAATATAGACCTAAGCGGAGAAAATGCATTGACTTCAGATATCACCATGGGAGTTGGCAGACTTAATATATCATCTGATACCAATAAGCTGTTTGAAGGAAATTTTGACTATAATGTTAAAAAGTTAAAACCAGAAATATCATATAGCAGTAATGTACTGAAATTAAGTCACAACAAAATGAACCAAAATATTTCAGGAAACAATTATAAATGTGACTGGAATTTAAAATTCAATCCTAAAGTTCTTATGTCTATGGATATAAATATGGGAAATGGGTCTGGTAATCTTGATTTTTCAAAGATTAATCTAAAAAGCCTTTCAGCAAAATTTGGTGTTGGAGATTATTTAGTAGATTTAAGAGGAAGCTATAATCAGGATGTAAATGTAAGCATCCAGGGTGGAGTAGGAAAAGTAAAAATAATACTTCCAAAATCCACTGGGGTTTCTGTTAATTGTGAGAAAGGTGTGGGATCTGTAAGGGCCGCAAACTTTACAAAAGAAAACAGCTCTTACAAAAATGATGCCTACGGAAAGACAAAGAACAGCATTAATGTGGATGTAAAAGCTGGTGTAGGAGATATAGAATTAGAATTAAAGTAA